One Carassius auratus strain Wakin unplaced genomic scaffold, ASM336829v1 scaf_tig00028956, whole genome shotgun sequence genomic window carries:
- the LOC113079674 gene encoding uncharacterized protein LOC113079674 isoform X1, with protein sequence MTLSCMCFCLFVWMAVSLLPTFQATSSVLYAKINGSENLLCECPDHSCQEVFWYRYLERTKSLQFLVYVNSAGRELHGDPLIVNRFKGSVSSGQKVVYTLRITGLQEDEIGLYSCMFKIKNIMPVGYYIMPGVKPPTVQPPTVKTTKPVKICHCKPSNSPKGCEQFVLWPGIGALLLLAITLAGTLYYFSRECTHSHTELTHVFVTYWYITVVNENASKLSPCDMFTLACTVSDVQKSIVRVSEVLHHSANS encoded by the exons TGTCCTTGCTGCCCACCTTCCAAGCTACGTCGTCTGTTCTCTACGCCAAAATCAATGGCTCGGAAAATCTGTTGTGTGAATGTCCAGATCACTCCTGCCAGGAGGTTTTTTGGTACCGATACCTTGAGAGGACAAAGAGTCTTCAGTTCCTAGTCTATGTCAACAGCGCCGGCAGAGAGCTCCATGGAGATCCACTGATCGTCAATCGCTTCAAGGGCTCCGTTTCCTCTGGACAGAAGGTGGTCTACACCCTGCGTATAACAGGACTACAGGAGGATGAAATCGGCCTCTATTCCTGCATGTTTAAAATTAAGAATATTATGCCTGTTGGATATTACATAATGCCTGGAG TGAAACCTCCAACAGTTCAGCCACCAACGGTTAAGACCACCAAACCTGTGAAGATCTGTCATTGCAAACCCTCCAATTCTCCTAAAG GCTGTGAACAGTTCGTGCTTTGGCCGGGCATTGGTGCTCTTCTGCTTTTGGCCATTACGCTTGCGGGCACACTTTACTACTTCAGTCGTgagtgcacacactcacacacagagctCACACATGTCTTTGTAACATACTGGTACATCACAGTGGTCAATGAAAATGCTTCAAAACTTTCACCTTGTGACATGTTTACTCTCGCATGCACTGTTTCAGATGTTCAGAAGTCTATTGTCAGAGTATCAGAAGTACTACATCACAGTGCTAATAGTTAA
- the LOC113079674 gene encoding uncharacterized protein LOC113079674 isoform X2, protein MTLSCMCFCLFVWMAVSLLPTFQATSSVLYAKINGSENLLCECPDHSCQEVFWYRYLERTKSLQFLVYVNSAGRELHGDPLIVNRFKGSVSSGQKVVYTLRITGLQEDEIGLYSCMFKIKNIMPVGYYIMPGVKPPTVQPPTVKTTKPVKICHCKPSNSPKGCEQFVLWPGIGALLLLAITLAGTLYYFSRLPKKCRHRFAKTNPLR, encoded by the exons TGTCCTTGCTGCCCACCTTCCAAGCTACGTCGTCTGTTCTCTACGCCAAAATCAATGGCTCGGAAAATCTGTTGTGTGAATGTCCAGATCACTCCTGCCAGGAGGTTTTTTGGTACCGATACCTTGAGAGGACAAAGAGTCTTCAGTTCCTAGTCTATGTCAACAGCGCCGGCAGAGAGCTCCATGGAGATCCACTGATCGTCAATCGCTTCAAGGGCTCCGTTTCCTCTGGACAGAAGGTGGTCTACACCCTGCGTATAACAGGACTACAGGAGGATGAAATCGGCCTCTATTCCTGCATGTTTAAAATTAAGAATATTATGCCTGTTGGATATTACATAATGCCTGGAG TGAAACCTCCAACAGTTCAGCCACCAACGGTTAAGACCACCAAACCTGTGAAGATCTGTCATTGCAAACCCTCCAATTCTCCTAAAG GCTGTGAACAGTTCGTGCTTTGGCCGGGCATTGGTGCTCTTCTGCTTTTGGCCATTACGCTTGCGGGCACACTTTACTACTTCAGTC GTCTACCTAAGAAGTGCCGACATCGATTTGCCAA GACAAATCCATTGCGATGA